The Sesamum indicum cultivar Zhongzhi No. 13 linkage group LG6, S_indicum_v1.0, whole genome shotgun sequence genomic interval TAAGGGCTCTAACTATATTTCGATTTGTGATCAATCCATAGATaccaatagaaaaaaataggcactcaaaacaaatatatgttCGAGCATCATGAACCAACTCCTTATCAATCTTGATTCATATTCATTTCAATCTGAACAATAATTCAATCGATTCGATTCTAACAAGTATGGAACAAAATAAGGGAATAGATTGGTAATAGATCGATAGAAAACTAAAGTTTttctattctattttaattttgaatttgtaaatGTTTTTTGAATCAAggtttttatacattttttatttgaggtgAATTCAAAGAAATTGTTCGAATTGTGTAATCGTCCATATCTAACCTTTGGATTAAAGATTAGGCTGCAATTACAGCATTCCCTGGATAAAATAAAGAGTGTTTGAAAGGAAGCACTACAGTGAATCCATCTCTCCAGGAccagaaaattaaaatcaccAGTAGGAAACCCTTTCCAGTTTGCACAAAAGATGTTGATGAAATGCCATCTCCTTCAGACTCCATGGCAACAAAAATAGAACACAGGTAGAAACACAAGCTTGAACCGATCACTCCATACCCACCATTTTTCAGACAAAGGAAAAGGATTGTACGCATTAAATGGAATAAGCCACACTTCATGGAAGGTTAGTCCTCATCTCCCTCATCTTCCCAAGAGAAACCCAAAGGAAGGTTGTGTAACTCTCAGCTATAGTTGGGTTTCATCTTTAGCAATTCCACACATTCAAGATAACCAGAGAAAATTTAGCAGTGCACTAGTTGCAGGCAATGTGGGAACTGTTTTTACCATTTGTGACCTAGCTTCTAGAGCCAATAGCAGTGTCAAAATTATGGCACGATATGAAGTGTAGTCAAggatacagaaaataaaatacaactGAAGTGAAAATATATGGCCAGCAACTTAGATAAGACACGGTACCTGTGCtcttaatttaataacttcTTGGCTAAGGCCATCATTAGTCATCTTTTCGTCATCCACAACAATCTTAGGTGATGTGAGTCCTCCTAGAGTGGGGGTTGGTGTAGTTGAACGAGGAGGACTAGCCCTTCTTGATATTGGCGATGTTGCTCGAGAAACAATTCTTGATCCAGGAACCGAAGCTGAGAAAAATTTTTTGGACGACCCAAAAACCGGATTAAAAGACTTTGAGATATTAAGTGCCCCCCACTGGGAGCTTCCGTTTGGGATTGGTGATACACGACTGCTGTTGAACTCcagttttttgtttctcttggAGAAGCGGCTTTCCCCTTGCTTAAAGGATTCCATTGAAGAAAACCTAGCTAGATTAGGACGAGATCTTGTATCCAACTTCTCGTCTTTGTCTACGACATCATTTATCCCCTGAGTCATACTTCCTCTTCTACTCACACTAGACTGAGATGATGTATCAGTTTCAATagcttttttcaatttattgaaacaaTTATCACAAACACGGTATGGTTTATTGGGATTTGGCGCCATGGAAGCCCTCAGTGACTTCTTGCTGCTGCATGAATTACAAAACACAAGTCCACAGTTGTAACAATTGTGACGTTTTCGTTTGAAATTAAATGGTAGACGGCAGCCAGAACACATGGACTGATCAACCCCTGAGACCCACTTATGAAGGCAGATAGCTGCTGTGAAATTAGTACCACAAGCAATACTCTTCACTTGCTTGTCCTTTAGAGCTTCGACTAAAGTTGGAAAATTTCTGTCATCTGTATCCCCATGACCCAATCTGCCATTTGCTCCCTTCCCCCATGTATAAACTTCAGTTCTCGAAGTCAACACTGCCACATGGTAGGCACCACAAGCTATCTCCTCCACAAAACTTTTCCCGAGTTTTCCTTCAACACGAGATGGTAGCTTCCCATCAGCTTGAGGGTTTCCTAGCTGTCCATAAACTGGACTTCCCATGGTGTATACATGCCCAGAGGTTGTAAGAGCCACTGTCAGGCTGTGTCCACAAGCAACCTGGCAAAAGTTCGGTTCTACAAGAGCAGCAACACAGGTTGGAACAAGTTTTGATTCCTTATCACCATGTCCGAGTCGACCTTTGTCACCATCTCCCCATGTAAAAAGTTTCCCTGAAGAACAGTTACTGGAACTAGAACTCCCAACCATAACTTCAACAACTGCAGCAGTATGCCAAACACCACAGGCTGCTCGCACAGTGCGGAGGCCCTTCAGCGATTCCACTTCCCTAGGCTTTGAAATACTTTCCCTATCTCCGTGACCAAGAACTCCAAAAGTTCCATCACCAAAAGTAAACAACTGCCCAGCAGAGGTGACAACGGCAGTATGCCAAGGCCCACATGAAATTGAAGAAACGTGAATCCCCTCCAGTGGCCCATTTACTCTTTTTGGCACCCAATGACTCACTTCATTTCCATGCCCCAGGAGACCAAAATGACCATCACCCCAAGTGTACAAATCTCCAGAAAGTGTGACAGCACAGGAATGATATTCACCGCATGCAACAAGCTCAATATTTGTATTGCTGAGTGCATCAATTAGCTTAGGATGCAAGACATCAGCATCTACACCATGACCAAGTCTACCACCTGACTCCTCACCCCAAGAGAATATCTCTCCTTGTTTGGTCACTAGGGCAGCATGTCGTCCACCACAAGCTATGTTCTGAACATCTAATACAACAGCAGATTCCAATGCCTTGGGCAACAATGCATCCATTTTGATACCTAAACTACTTCCAACTCTGTGTGGTCCACCACCCATAACACCATCACCAATACCTTCTCCCCAAATGAAAACATCTCCCAAGGCATCACCATCATCATGACCGGAACCTTGACTTGATGAGCTTACAGCACTAGAAAGGCTTACTCTGAAGGCGTCTACTCCTATTCCTTTCATCTGACCATGTAAGTTATCCGACCCTCCAGATGACACAGAATGGACAGAACCGCTGGCAGAAtctgaaggaaagaaaccCTTGGGAGGCACAGAGTACAATATCACATCTGAAAATGCCTTATCCAGACCATTTTTAGGAGGGCTTTCATAAGGGCTGTGCAGGCGAAGTTCAGCACCATCNNNNNNNNNNAgtaataaatgatttatttcaagttttaaaaaaatcaagacgATTATGCGCTCATAGAGAGTTTCAGCCCATTTATCTGAAAAGAGGAAACATATGGCTATGCATGTGAAttgaggaaaaataaaagcactACACCTTCTGCACGCCATCACCACTTCCAAATGGGGAGTGCAGTGGAGAACTTCTTCTTGTGTATGTTCTGGGACTATTAGCTCCAGATGAAATGCCATCACTTCTTGATTCTGTTCTCCACTTACGCTGATGACTGCGTGAAATCAATGCCTTAAGCCCGCTAAACCACACTTCTGCTTCTTCCTTGTCTTTGCATATCTATCAAAAGAAGATGACAAATTTCCACTATCTAAATGATAAACTGCTGCAGTCAAAGCACCAAACTATGTACAAAATTGTTGCTTCTCAGAGAACTTGGAGATAACAAATGAGAATCTTACCAAATCAAGTGATCTCTCATTGTATATAAGGGAAAACGACTGGTATTCTTTCTCAGGTCGTGGGTACCTTTGAAAAATTGGCtagacaagaaaaaaaaacatagatttacataaatgaacataaaaaaaagggtgAAACCAAACACTTAACCAGAAATGTATGTCAGACTGCTTGCACTAATACTCGAAGCAAACAAGAGAAAAGTTCCTATTCACATAGCAGAAATCTCTAGAGTCTAATGTTAAATCTTTGAAACCAGTTAACCAGGGTActtaaaagtagaaagcacaGGAGGTGGAGAGCTTTGATTATGTCTGACTAAAGGACTGACAGCAAATCTAGCCCTGAAGATCCTATACTTAGGAGAGTAAAAGTATCTCATGTATAGTTCATAACATTTTAAATGTGCATTGACATGCTTGAATACTTATGTGAAAGTAGCATGCATAAATAGCCAGTCCAGCAACCAAGACAAAGCTTCACCTCCCAGTACTCCctgcatattttcttgttatatcACTTATCATGATATTATATGGTGTAGCACCAGAATAAAACTTAGCGAGCCATGTATGAATAAAACTGTATCATATCTAGAAAAGAAAGATAgatcaaatttgtttgaacGACTGATAAACAGAATAGTAGTTTAAACAAACAAGGTCGAAGGAAATTCTAGGGGATAATGTCTGTTAGTTAAGTGGATTACTTGAAACAGGTAGGGAATGTGTAAAATATGTTCATTTTCATGAAGTTGGTCACTGAATTAGGCCATGCCCGAAAATTAAAGGAAATCTTCATCTTAGGATGGAATTTTAGCCTATATTTCGTAATAGAGCCAAAACAGACCACAATGGAAATACAACACTGGAGGTTAACATTGAATCTACAAAGGTAACATCTAACATTACCGTCCACCTAAATTCTTGAGGGTTCAATCCATGAATCAAATATCGAATTATGACATAATTAGTTGTCAGCAGCAGTTAATAAAAGTCAAAAGACgaaatatttctcttttgCTTATCCCTATCCCCATCAGCCAAAACCAAAGCTCTTATTTTCTGTTGAGTGATAGTTGGAGTAAAAGGCAAAATTACATTGCTAAACTCAAATGCAGAATTAGAACATGTAAGCAGTAGTCTTTGAACCAAAAGAAACATTCTTAGATTTTGT includes:
- the LOC105163660 gene encoding uncharacterized protein LOC105163660 isoform X1; translated protein: MSNSDVSRAGGPVERDIEQAITALKKGAYLLKYGRRGKPKFCPFRLANDESVLIWFSGKEEKHLKLTHVSRIISGQRTPIFQRYPRPEKEYQSFSLIYNERSLDLICKDKEEAEVWFSGLKALISRSHQRKWRTESRSDGISSGANSPRTYTRRSSPLHSPFGSGDGVQKVDGAELRLHSPYESPPKNGLDKAFSDVILYSVPPKGFFPSDSASGSVHSVSSGGSDNLHGQMKGIGVDAFRVSLSSAVSSSSQGSGHDDGDALGDVFIWGEGIGDGVMGGGPHRVGSSLGIKMDALLPKALESAVVLDVQNIACGGRHAALVTKQGEIFSWGEESGGRLGHGVDADVLHPKLIDALSNTNIELVACGEYHSCAVTLSGDLYTWGDGHFGLLGHGNEVSHWVPKRVNGPLEGIHVSSISCGPWHTAVVTSAGQLFTFGDGTFGVLGHGDRESISKPREVESLKGLRTVRAACGVWHTAAVVEVMVGSSSSSNCSSGKLFTWGDGDKGRLGHGDKESKLVPTCVAALVEPNFCQVACGHSLTVALTTSGHVYTMGSPVYGQLGNPQADGKLPSRVEGKLGKSFVEEIACGAYHVAVLTSRTEVYTWGKGANGRLGHGDTDDRNFPTLVEALKDKQVKSIACGTNFTAAICLHKWVSGVDQSMCSGCRLPFNFKRKRHNCYNCGLVFCNSCSSKKSLRASMAPNPNKPYRVCDNCFNKLKKAIETDTSSQSSVSRRGSMTQGINDVVDKDEKLDTRSRPNLARFSSMESFKQGESRFSKRNKKLEFNSSRVSPIPNGSSQWGALNISKSFNPVFGSSKKFFSASVPGSRIVSRATSPISRRASPPRSTTPTPTLGGLTSPKIVVDDEKMTNDGLSQEVIKLRAQVENLTRKSQLQELELERTTKQLKEAIAIAGEETAKCKAAKEVIKSLTAQLKEMAERLPVGSARNMKSPPFTSLGPPSMPNDVANLSIDRVNGQTNGPELESNETNSLLLSNGSNTASNRSLGHSRQGYTEATMRNGNRTKESESRTENEWVEQDEPGVYITLTSLPGGLKDLKRVRFSRKRFSEKQAEQWWAENRARVYEQYNVRMVDKSSIGVGSEDLAH
- the LOC105163660 gene encoding uncharacterized protein LOC105163660 isoform X2; translation: MSNSDVSRAGGPVERDIEQAITALKKGAYLLKYGRRGKPKFCPFRLANDESVLIWFSGKEEKHLKLTHVSRIISGQRTPIFQRYPRPEKEYQSFSLIYNERSLDLICKDKEEAEVWFSGLKALISRSHQRKWRTESRSDGISSGANSPRTYTRRSSPLHSPFGSGDGVQKDGAELRLHSPYESPPKNGLDKAFSDVILYSVPPKGFFPSDSASGSVHSVSSGGSDNLHGQMKGIGVDAFRVSLSSAVSSSSQGSGHDDGDALGDVFIWGEGIGDGVMGGGPHRVGSSLGIKMDALLPKALESAVVLDVQNIACGGRHAALVTKQGEIFSWGEESGGRLGHGVDADVLHPKLIDALSNTNIELVACGEYHSCAVTLSGDLYTWGDGHFGLLGHGNEVSHWVPKRVNGPLEGIHVSSISCGPWHTAVVTSAGQLFTFGDGTFGVLGHGDRESISKPREVESLKGLRTVRAACGVWHTAAVVEVMVGSSSSSNCSSGKLFTWGDGDKGRLGHGDKESKLVPTCVAALVEPNFCQVACGHSLTVALTTSGHVYTMGSPVYGQLGNPQADGKLPSRVEGKLGKSFVEEIACGAYHVAVLTSRTEVYTWGKGANGRLGHGDTDDRNFPTLVEALKDKQVKSIACGTNFTAAICLHKWVSGVDQSMCSGCRLPFNFKRKRHNCYNCGLVFCNSCSSKKSLRASMAPNPNKPYRVCDNCFNKLKKAIETDTSSQSSVSRRGSMTQGINDVVDKDEKLDTRSRPNLARFSSMESFKQGESRFSKRNKKLEFNSSRVSPIPNGSSQWGALNISKSFNPVFGSSKKFFSASVPGSRIVSRATSPISRRASPPRSTTPTPTLGGLTSPKIVVDDEKMTNDGLSQEVIKLRAQVENLTRKSQLQELELERTTKQLKEAIAIAGEETAKCKAAKEVIKSLTAQLKEMAERLPVGSARNMKSPPFTSLGPPSMPNDVANLSIDRVNGQTNGPELESNETNSLLLSNGSNTASNRSLGHSRQGYTEATMRNGNRTKESESRTENEWVEQDEPGVYITLTSLPGGLKDLKRVRFSRKRFSEKQAEQWWAENRARVYEQYNVRMVDKSSIGVGSEDLAH